In the bacterium genome, GCCTCGGGCATCAACCCGGCGGAACTTTACCTGGACCTCGCCCTGGGGAGGGACGTGTCACCCTTGGAGGTTCCCCTGGGTGCCACCTCGCTCAAGATCAAGGTGGACGTGGTGGTGGACGCGCAGCGGATCTCGCAGGTCGAGCGCATCGGGGGTGACCCCCAGTGATCGCTGGGGCGCGCGCGCTCATCCGGGCGGACGGCGGGGGGCGCTTTGGCCTGGGTCACGTGATGCGCGGGCTGGCCGTGGCGGAGGCGCTTCGGGAGAGGGGGTGGGACGTTGGGTTTGTGATGGCTCGGCACCCCTCGTGCCCCTCCGGGGCGGTCCAGTCCCGGGGATTTGAGGTGCTTCTTGAGAGCCCCGATGTGCTGGAGGGTGGCTGGCGGCCCGAAGGGGAGGCGGATCTGCTCTGGATCGACCATCATGAAACTTCCCTCGAATGGATGCGCCAGAGCCGCTTATGGAGCCGGACGATCGGCGTGATCGACGATTTGGCCGAGCGCGCGCTGGAGTGCGACTTGGTGGTCTGCCCGGTTCCTCCCGAGGGTGCGGAGGCGCATTACCGGAAGATGGCTCCCGCCGCCCGGCTTCTTCTGGGGCCCGCCTATGCGCCGATGGCCCCCGGGTTTTCCCTTCGGAAGGGGAGCTGTGCTAGAACCGCGGAGGCGATTCCCCGGCGGGTGGTCGTTACCTTCGGCGGGGCGGACCGGAAAAACCAAACCTGCAAGGCACTGGAAGCGCTTGCCGGCTTGGCGGGGCCGCTCGAGGTGACGGTGGTCGTCGGAGAAGTGAACCCCCATCTCCGGGAAGTGAAGGCGGCGGCCGCGAAGCTGCCGCATACCGCCCGCGTCTTCGTGGACGTGGGGGATATGGCGGCGCTCTTGGCGGATCAGCAGCTCGCGATTGGGGCTGCCGGCGACTCGGCCCTTGAGCGCTGCTGCCTGGGGCTTCCTGCTGTGGTGGTCGTTTGCGCGGAAAATCAACAGTTTGTGGCAGAATGGCTCCGCCGGGAGAGGGCAGCGGAGGTCCTCGGGCCGTGGCAGGAGGTCACCTCCGGTGATATCGCCCGCGCCGTCGATAGCCTGCGGAGCGAGCCCTCTGCCCTGGCCGCGATGGCTGTGAGGGCGTCTGGGTTGGTGGACGGATTGGGCGCCGTGAGAATCGCCGAGGCCCTTGAAAAAATCGCTGTCCTTCGGAAGAATGTCCCCCTTGTTCCTGTGGAGGGAGGCCGGGAATCCTCTTGAGGCCGGCTCCCTGCCCATCAATTTCTGGCACCAGATAACTGGGAAATCAAAAGTGCGCATACCCCCTGCAAAAATCCATTTTTCAGAAGAAGACCGCCAGATCATTCTCGCTCGGATCGAGGAGAGCCTGAGCACGGGCCAACTGACGTTGGGCAAATTCGGCCGCGAGTTTGAGGAGGCCTTCGCCGCGTTTCACGGCGCGGCCCACGCCGTTTCGGTGAGCAGCGGCACCTCGGCCATCGAGATTCCTCTCCGTATCCTGGGAGTTGAGGGGAAGGAGGTCCTG is a window encoding:
- the pseG gene encoding UDP-2,4-diacetamido-2,4,6-trideoxy-beta-L-altropyranose hydrolase yields the protein MIAGARALIRADGGGRFGLGHVMRGLAVAEALRERGWDVGFVMARHPSCPSGAVQSRGFEVLLESPDVLEGGWRPEGEADLLWIDHHETSLEWMRQSRLWSRTIGVIDDLAERALECDLVVCPVPPEGAEAHYRKMAPAARLLLGPAYAPMAPGFSLRKGSCARTAEAIPRRVVVTFGGADRKNQTCKALEALAGLAGPLEVTVVVGEVNPHLREVKAAAAKLPHTARVFVDVGDMAALLADQQLAIGAAGDSALERCCLGLPAVVVVCAENQQFVAEWLRRERAAEVLGPWQEVTSGDIARAVDSLRSEPSALAAMAVRASGLVDGLGAVRIAEALEKIAVLRKNVPLVPVEGGRESS